One Augochlora pura isolate Apur16 chromosome 10, APUR_v2.2.1, whole genome shotgun sequence DNA window includes the following coding sequences:
- the LOC144475688 gene encoding uncharacterized protein LOC144475688 isoform X4: MDPVGPWYTSYNRLTASSATNTFQSTTSSTSSDFVSHHLATAASQAVPSTTSQLILQAAHTTATLAGQPSPFNPGGFLSPPPVGYDVFSPLFHHPNPKQAHYVTQHRQALAQAQAQAQAVSVTKQNTTSEPEIPILRENYSSAHQPTFFEHQGTTATSPTSALAWSHQNNAQLPSPFGILPHESVVPSSPGPSSTTKPATGVYENTFNSHFSTSQPINNINSQLPSPSVSTAEFKSTTYSDSKKAINVRAQSPTVNVKSVVPTSQTSSNQSFFQQVPTTFSSETLSNNYSTTNGNQTSNGKVQPSLQHQQSCIVSAPNNTTGKEYRIPQPPASNFPSPPNKIATVSQQSIQTKAQTKIYPELNAHSEHRRNEQTSQDSTQSSPISFSIMESRSLNYTAGNNTNCSSVSGKISNQRTQQPSNNNLQTHSQQPQQQQQQQPQFHVLSQQQQQTPYRHYLTGSDSEYHHSGRSKSAASTDSTYPSNNSAQNGPDCSVVVPRRPSPLQAHSQASPLGHVPSPAYPMYNSPLTAMSSPSPLQQHSENNGNQCTSGPAYKNSVQVTPLSPLDVTVPRPASQGQVVYSSVITRALGTTETKTTYNTDNKNYDRQQQDFSQTQTQTQKQICWENENRHPVGNRKFSVALYAGGNAEINAQTLPVQQQVQRVINVSDRQQTYFESNQVTLQDLSSCRGDPMSIVKNLQTLQQSSCQLQQQTTAVSVAPAEQQQKQTEERRKLDSVSKKRKNLEKCGHSSSLNEVSGTATVTEYLSRIPPPAHHNTNQQQQNGYFDFERWNLPPPPAKMFPGTSGAFSSQSTLHHSSNFVGTPAHQHQSLMVSHHHAPPPIPYFPAFHIPPSHHHSHEFQSSVEITPIGFGENTVNQNTNYSQEVRDDQPKVIVPNIEEELGFLQQSQQSLETSSTLNKDFKRPNKDPNSGFMTSYLKFLQGERDPSPPPAVRGGRKATWSRLKPYVPVDSSKPTENATNGETVKSQVEKPPPPPPKESPVIDYANDPRYFPLPKERKKQTFDSSDDGFTSDDDFLFPPKKSEKKVTNTNTVDTLTSNKVEGKSKKGRPIKPGGPTDRKRRAAAASAASSVPETVLHSSVSKTSKKHEEVDPLLLPPRRETSRRKAKEKTTVKQFLDRQQGIDYFDNDEEQGDSDSDPAWTPAVKLVGDEEEKKKKRGRPVITKKSRKVREESDYCSSDSVGSKIKTRKKHESHSKISSASGKLSCKIDEKLLASISDEDIDISPFKRSADNSEDVSGEFVVIKTDLSEEYPALWRIDGKTLLQKYEPFKSNGKTLYRNISTYSGWAPQNRHIYQQVPVKFWQQGKTETVVEFLRNEMIVDDNEGIDKYMKETEKYQDNFEVYIQTLISQALDSNFLTEIFQEQDDYFLSNVKTVDEITEERKRSLLSTTKWRLNVVNAISTWPCLDVLKDLPSTEYKGKSCAGCQYSKIHARVLLYGQPYNATTLEGSPPDPRIPQEKDFLLCRVCQAKVALYNKVAHQKYLMFLECARRVADKRVADPNKDTTIILNELLADETWLNQLFKEVRTIWAEIDNLEQQAKSKSNTKSTSSSSVNNLEGKVEHVLKTHTTEMTVETFDSQVPTQKVEDSSETVSCEVQLNNIPS, encoded by the exons ATGGATCCCGTTGGTCCATGGTACACATCGTATAATCGTCTTACGGCAAGTAGTGCAACCAATACGTTTCAGTCAACAACCTCGAGCACAAGCAGCGATTTTGTATCTCATCACTTAGCAACAGCTGCTAGTCAGGCAGTTCCATCAACCACAtcgcaattaattttacaagcaGCGCATACAACAGCAACTCTGGCGGGTCAGCCTTCTCCTTTCAACCCAGGGGGATTTCTATCTCCACCCCCTGTGGGATATGATGTCTTTTCACCCCTGTTTCACCATCCTAATCCGAAACAGGCACATTATGTTACACAGCACAGGCAAGCTCTTGCTCAAGCTCAGGCTCAAGCTCAAGCAGTATCGGTAACAAAACAGAATACCACAAGTGAACCTGAGATCCCTATACTGAGGGAGAATTATAGCTCGGCGCATCAACCAACGTTTTTCGAGCACCAGGGTACAACGGCTACATCACCGACATCTGCACTAGCTTGGTCTCATCAAAATAATGCGCAATTACCCAGTCCTTTTGGGATCTTACCACATGAAAGTGTTGTTCCATCGTCTCCAGGCCCATCATCTACAACAAAACCTGCTACTGGTGTTTACGAGAACACGtttaattctcatttttctaCAAGTCAACctatcaataatataaattctcagCTGCCTTCTCCTTCTGTCTCTACTGCAGAGTTCAAGTCAACGACTTACTCAGATAGTAAAAAAGCTATAAATGTTAGAGCACAATCGCCAACAGTAAATGTTAAATCAGTGGTTCCTACATCACAAACAAGCAGTaatcaatcatttttccaACAAGTACCTACAACCTTTAGCTCTGAaacattatcaaataattattctacaacTAATGGAAACCAGACATCCAATGGAAAGGTGCAACCTTCTCTTCAGCATCAACAATCTTGCATTGTTTCTGCTCCAAACAATACAACAGGGAAAGAGTATAGAATTCCACAGCCACCTGCCAG TAACTTTCCTTCACCACCGAACAAGATAGCTACTGTATCTCAACAAAGCATTCAAACAAAGGCTCAGACGAAGATATATCCAGAATTGAATGCTCACAGTGAACACAGGCGAAATGAACAAACGTCGCAAGATAGTACACAATCATCGCCAATTAGTTTTTCTATTATGGAGTCACGGAGTTTAAACTATACAGCTGGTAATAACACAAATTGTTCAAGTGTTAGTGGGAAAATCAGTAATCAAAGAACTCAACAGCCATCAAATAACAACTTGCAAACCCATTCTCAACAAccacaacaacaacagcagcagcaaccaCAGTTTCATGTTTTGAGTCAGCAACAACAGCAAACACCATACAGACATTATCTAACAGGATCTGATTCTGAATATCATCATTCAGGTAGATCAAAGTCTGCAGCTTCAACTGACTCTACATACCCATCTAATAATTCTGCTCAGAATGGACCTGACTGTAGTGTTGTGGTACCACGAAGACCAAGTCCGTTGCAGGCGCATTCGCAGGCAAGTCCTCTGGGACATGTACCAAGTCCTGCTTACCCTATGTATAATAGTCCATTGACTGCAATGTCATCTCCTTCTCCTTTGCAACAACATTCAGAAAATAACGGAAATCAGTGCACAAGTGGACCAGCTTACAAAAATTCTGTACAAGTTACACCGCTGTCGCCATTGGACGTTACTGTGCCACGACCTGCATCGCAGGGACAAGTTGTTTATTCATCGGTAATTACACGCGCCTTAGGTACTACTGAAACTAAAACGACGTACAATACggataacaaaaattatgacAGACAACAACAAGATTTCTCGCAAACGCAAACACAGACACAGAAGCAGATCTGTTGGGAAAATGAGAATCGGCATCCAGTGGGAAATAGGAAATTTTCTGTTGCTTTATACGCCGGTGGAAATGCTGAAATAAATGCTCAAACTTTGCCAGTTCAGCAACAAGTGCAACGagtaataaatgtttctgaTAGACAACAGACATATTTTGAATCAAACCAAGTGACTTTGCAGGATTTAAGTAGCTGCAGAGGAGATCCTATGAGTATAGTGAAAAATTTACAAACTTTACAACAAAGCTCGTGTCAATTACAACAACAAACTACCGCCGTTTCTGTTGCTCCAGCTGAACAACAACAGAAACAAACGGAAGAACGTCGCAAGCTGGATAGTGTAAgtaaaaagaggaagaattTAGAAAAGTGTGGACACAGTTCTTCTTTAAACGAAGTTAGTGGCACGGCAACGGTGACGGAATATTTAAGTAGAATACCTCCACCTGCTCACCATAATACAAATCAACAGCAACAAAATGGctatttcgattttgaaaGATGGAATTTACCACCACCGCCTGCAAAAATGTTTCCTGGCACATCAGGTGCTTTCAGTTCGCAATCAACCTTACACCATTCTAGCAATTTTGTTGGTACACCAGCGCATCAGCATCAGTCTCTGATGGTTTCTCATCATCATGCGCCGCCCCCAATTCCATATTTTCCTGCTTTCCATATTCCTCCAAGTCATCATCACTCGCACGAGTTTCAATCTTCCGTTGAAATCACACCGATCGGTTTCGGTGAGAACACAGTAAATCAAAATACTAATTATAGCCAAGAAGTGAGAGACGACCAGCCTAAAGTAATTGTTCCTAACATTGAAGAAGAATTAGGTTTTTTACAACAAAGCCAACAATCGCTCGAAACGAGTAGCAcgttaaataaagatttcaaGCGACCCAACAAGGATCCCAATTCGGGATTTATGACTAGTTACTTGAAGTTCTTGCAAGGTGAAAGAGATCCGTCGCCTCCGCCCGCAGTTCGAGGTGGTAGAAAAGCAACGTGGAGCAGGTTGAAACCTTATGTCCCTGTAGATTCCAGCAAACCAACAGAAAATGCTACAAATGGCGAGACAGTGAAATCGCAAGTGGAaaaaccaccaccaccaccacctaAAGAATCACCAGTAATCGATTATGCCAACGATCCTCGGTATTTTCCACTGCCGAAAGAACGGAAAAAGCAGACTTTTGATTCTAGTGATGATGGTTTTACCAGTGATGATGATTTCCTGTTCCCGCCAAAGAAATCAGAAAAGAAAGTAACAAACACGAATACAGTGGATACACTAACCAGTAATAAAGTGGAAGGTAAATCAAAAAAGGGGAGACCGATTAAACCCGGAGGACCAACGGACAGAAAGAGAAGAGCTGCCGCAGCGTCCGCAGCATCATCTGTGCCGGAAACTGTATTGCATTCGTCAGTTAGTAAAACATCGAAGAAACATGAAGAAG TGGACCCGTTACTTCTACCTCCGAGACGGGAAACATCCAGAAGAAAGGCAAAAGAGAAAACTAcggtaaaacaatttctagaTCGGCAACAGGGTATAGATTACTTTGATAACGATGAAGAGCAAGGTGACTCTGATTCTGATCCTGCTTGGACACCAGCTGTGAAATTAGTTGGAGatgaagaagagaagaaaaaaaagcgtGGCAGACCTGTTATCACgaaaaaaagtagaaaagtCAGAGAGGAAAGTGATTACTGTTCTAGCGACAGTGTCGGTTCGAAAATCAAAACCAGAAAGAAACACGAGTCACACTCGAAAATTTCCAGTGCTAGTGGAAAATTATCTTGTAAAATAGACGAGAAGTTATTGGCGTCTATCAGTGATGAAGATATTGATATTTCGCCGTTCAAG CGTTCTGCGGACAATTCAGAAGATGtg TCTGGAGAATTTGTTGTGATAAAAACAGATTTGAGTGAAGAATATCCAGCACTTTGGAGAATAGATGGTAAAACATTACTACAAAAGTATGAACCGTTCAAGTCAAATGGAAAAACATTGTACAGAAACATATCCACG TATTCGGGTTGGGCGCCACAAAATCGCCACATATATCAACAAGTTCCAGTAAAATTTTGGCAGCAAGGCAAAACGGAAACTGTGGTAGAATTCTTGAGAAATGAAATGATCGTTGACGATAA CGAAGGTatcgataaatatatgaaagaaACCGAAAAATATCAAGATAATTTCGAGGTATATATACAAACGTTGATCTCGCAAGCTTTGGATTCGAATTTCcttacagaaatatttcaggAACAAG ATGATTATTTCTTGTCGAACGTTAAGACTGTCGACGAAATAACAGAAGAACGGAAACGTAGTCTACTGTCAACAACGAAATGGCGATTAAACGTTGTGAATGCAATATCAACTTGGCCATGTCTTGATGTTCTTAAAGATTTACCATCTACAGAGTACAAAGGAAAATCGTGTGCTGGTTGCCAGTATTcgaaaattcacgcaagagtTTTACTGTACGGTCAACCATATAATGCCACTACATTGGAAGGTTCACCACCTGATCCAAGGATACCTCAAGAAAAA GATTTTTTACTGTGTCGTGTATGTCAAGCGAAGGTAGCTTTGTACAATAAAGTAGCGCATCAGAAGTATTTGATGTTTTTGGAGTGTGCGAGAAGAGTTGCGGATAAAAGAGTAGCAGACCCTAATAAGGACACTACAATTATATTGAACGAATTATTAGCGGATGAAACATGGCTTAATCAG CTATTCAAGGAAGTTAGAACTATCtgggcggaaatagataaTTTGGAACAACAAGCTAAATCAAAGTCGAACACAAAGTCTACTTCATCTTCTTCGGTGAACAATTTGGAAGGAAAGGTTGAACATGTTTTAAAAACACATACAACTGAAATGACTGTTGAGACTTTTGATTCACAGGTGCCTACACAAAAAGTTGAAGACAGTTCTGAGACAGTGTCTTGCGAGGTGCAACTGAACAATATACCATCTTAG
- the LOC144475688 gene encoding uncharacterized protein LOC144475688 isoform X2 produces the protein MDPVGPWYTSYNRLTASSATNTFQSTTSSTSSDFVSHHLATAASQAVPSTTSQLILQAAHTTATLAGQPSPFNPGGFLSPPPVGYDVFSPLFHHPNPKQAHYVTQHRQALAQAQAQAQAVSVTKQNTTSEPEIPILRENYSSAHQPTFFEHQGTTATSPTSALAWSHQNNAQLPSPFGILPHESVVPSSPGPSSTTKPATGVYENTFNSHFSTSQPINNINSQLPSPSVSTAEFKSTTYSDSKKAINVRAQSPTVNVKSVVPTSQTSSNQSFFQQVPTTFSSETLSNNYSTTNGNQTSNGKVQPSLQHQQSCIVSAPNNTTGKEYRIPQPPARSVASTTIFLNTSVRSVPTQAQDKSSSTRNSNFPSPPNKIATVSQQSIQTKAQTKIYPELNAHSEHRRNEQTSQDSTQSSPISFSIMESRSLNYTAGNNTNCSSVSGKISNQRTQQPSNNNLQTHSQQPQQQQQQQPQFHVLSQQQQQTPYRHYLTGSDSEYHHSGRSKSAASTDSTYPSNNSAQNGPDCSVVVPRRPSPLQAHSQASPLGHVPSPAYPMYNSPLTAMSSPSPLQQHSENNGNQCTSGPAYKNSVQVTPLSPLDVTVPRPASQGQVVYSSVITRALGTTETKTTYNTDNKNYDRQQQDFSQTQTQTQKQICWENENRHPVGNRKFSVALYAGGNAEINAQTLPVQQQVQRVINVSDRQQTYFESNQVTLQDLSSCRGDPMSIVKNLQTLQQSSCQLQQQTTAVSVAPAEQQQKQTEERRKLDSVSKKRKNLEKCGHSSSLNEVSGTATVTEYLSRIPPPAHHNTNQQQQNGYFDFERWNLPPPPAKMFPGTSGAFSSQSTLHHSSNFVGTPAHQHQSLMVSHHHAPPPIPYFPAFHIPPSHHHSHEFQSSVEITPIGFGENTVNQNTNYSQEVRDDQPKVIVPNIEEELGFLQQSQQSLETSSTLNKDFKRPNKDPNSGFMTSYLKFLQGERDPSPPPAVRGGRKATWSRLKPYVPVDSSKPTENATNGETVKSQVEKPPPPPPKESPVIDYANDPRYFPLPKERKKQTFDSSDDGFTSDDDFLFPPKKSEKKVTNTNTVDTLTSNKVEGKSKKGRPIKPGGPTDRKRRAAAASAASSVPETVLHSSVSKTSKKHEEVDPLLLPPRRETSRRKAKEKTTVKQFLDRQQGIDYFDNDEEQGDSDSDPAWTPAVKLVGDEEEKKKKRGRPVITKKSRKVREESDYCSSDSVGSKIKTRKKHESHSKISSASGKLSCKIDEKLLASISDEDIDISPFKSGEFVVIKTDLSEEYPALWRIDGKTLLQKYEPFKSNGKTLYRNISTYSGWAPQNRHIYQQVPVKFWQQGKTETVVEFLRNEMIVDDNEGIDKYMKETEKYQDNFEVYIQTLISQALDSNFLTEIFQEQDDYFLSNVKTVDEITEERKRSLLSTTKWRLNVVNAISTWPCLDVLKDLPSTEYKGKSCAGCQYSKIHARVLLYGQPYNATTLEGSPPDPRIPQEKDFLLCRVCQAKVALYNKVAHQKYLMFLECARRVADKRVADPNKDTTIILNELLADETWLNQLFKEVRTIWAEIDNLEQQAKSKSNTKSTSSSSVNNLEGKVEHVLKTHTTEMTVETFDSQVPTQKVEDSSETVSCEVQLNNIPS, from the exons ATGGATCCCGTTGGTCCATGGTACACATCGTATAATCGTCTTACGGCAAGTAGTGCAACCAATACGTTTCAGTCAACAACCTCGAGCACAAGCAGCGATTTTGTATCTCATCACTTAGCAACAGCTGCTAGTCAGGCAGTTCCATCAACCACAtcgcaattaattttacaagcaGCGCATACAACAGCAACTCTGGCGGGTCAGCCTTCTCCTTTCAACCCAGGGGGATTTCTATCTCCACCCCCTGTGGGATATGATGTCTTTTCACCCCTGTTTCACCATCCTAATCCGAAACAGGCACATTATGTTACACAGCACAGGCAAGCTCTTGCTCAAGCTCAGGCTCAAGCTCAAGCAGTATCGGTAACAAAACAGAATACCACAAGTGAACCTGAGATCCCTATACTGAGGGAGAATTATAGCTCGGCGCATCAACCAACGTTTTTCGAGCACCAGGGTACAACGGCTACATCACCGACATCTGCACTAGCTTGGTCTCATCAAAATAATGCGCAATTACCCAGTCCTTTTGGGATCTTACCACATGAAAGTGTTGTTCCATCGTCTCCAGGCCCATCATCTACAACAAAACCTGCTACTGGTGTTTACGAGAACACGtttaattctcatttttctaCAAGTCAACctatcaataatataaattctcagCTGCCTTCTCCTTCTGTCTCTACTGCAGAGTTCAAGTCAACGACTTACTCAGATAGTAAAAAAGCTATAAATGTTAGAGCACAATCGCCAACAGTAAATGTTAAATCAGTGGTTCCTACATCACAAACAAGCAGTaatcaatcatttttccaACAAGTACCTACAACCTTTAGCTCTGAaacattatcaaataattattctacaacTAATGGAAACCAGACATCCAATGGAAAGGTGCAACCTTCTCTTCAGCATCAACAATCTTGCATTGTTTCTGCTCCAAACAATACAACAGGGAAAGAGTATAGAATTCCACAGCCACCTGCCAGGTCAGTTGCATCTACAActatatttttgaatacaTCTGTCAGATCTGTACCAACCCAAGCTCAAGATAAATCTTCTTCTACTCGAAACAGTAACTTTCCTTCACCACCGAACAAGATAGCTACTGTATCTCAACAAAGCATTCAAACAAAGGCTCAGACGAAGATATATCCAGAATTGAATGCTCACAGTGAACACAGGCGAAATGAACAAACGTCGCAAGATAGTACACAATCATCGCCAATTAGTTTTTCTATTATGGAGTCACGGAGTTTAAACTATACAGCTGGTAATAACACAAATTGTTCAAGTGTTAGTGGGAAAATCAGTAATCAAAGAACTCAACAGCCATCAAATAACAACTTGCAAACCCATTCTCAACAAccacaacaacaacagcagcagcaaccaCAGTTTCATGTTTTGAGTCAGCAACAACAGCAAACACCATACAGACATTATCTAACAGGATCTGATTCTGAATATCATCATTCAGGTAGATCAAAGTCTGCAGCTTCAACTGACTCTACATACCCATCTAATAATTCTGCTCAGAATGGACCTGACTGTAGTGTTGTGGTACCACGAAGACCAAGTCCGTTGCAGGCGCATTCGCAGGCAAGTCCTCTGGGACATGTACCAAGTCCTGCTTACCCTATGTATAATAGTCCATTGACTGCAATGTCATCTCCTTCTCCTTTGCAACAACATTCAGAAAATAACGGAAATCAGTGCACAAGTGGACCAGCTTACAAAAATTCTGTACAAGTTACACCGCTGTCGCCATTGGACGTTACTGTGCCACGACCTGCATCGCAGGGACAAGTTGTTTATTCATCGGTAATTACACGCGCCTTAGGTACTACTGAAACTAAAACGACGTACAATACggataacaaaaattatgacAGACAACAACAAGATTTCTCGCAAACGCAAACACAGACACAGAAGCAGATCTGTTGGGAAAATGAGAATCGGCATCCAGTGGGAAATAGGAAATTTTCTGTTGCTTTATACGCCGGTGGAAATGCTGAAATAAATGCTCAAACTTTGCCAGTTCAGCAACAAGTGCAACGagtaataaatgtttctgaTAGACAACAGACATATTTTGAATCAAACCAAGTGACTTTGCAGGATTTAAGTAGCTGCAGAGGAGATCCTATGAGTATAGTGAAAAATTTACAAACTTTACAACAAAGCTCGTGTCAATTACAACAACAAACTACCGCCGTTTCTGTTGCTCCAGCTGAACAACAACAGAAACAAACGGAAGAACGTCGCAAGCTGGATAGTGTAAgtaaaaagaggaagaattTAGAAAAGTGTGGACACAGTTCTTCTTTAAACGAAGTTAGTGGCACGGCAACGGTGACGGAATATTTAAGTAGAATACCTCCACCTGCTCACCATAATACAAATCAACAGCAACAAAATGGctatttcgattttgaaaGATGGAATTTACCACCACCGCCTGCAAAAATGTTTCCTGGCACATCAGGTGCTTTCAGTTCGCAATCAACCTTACACCATTCTAGCAATTTTGTTGGTACACCAGCGCATCAGCATCAGTCTCTGATGGTTTCTCATCATCATGCGCCGCCCCCAATTCCATATTTTCCTGCTTTCCATATTCCTCCAAGTCATCATCACTCGCACGAGTTTCAATCTTCCGTTGAAATCACACCGATCGGTTTCGGTGAGAACACAGTAAATCAAAATACTAATTATAGCCAAGAAGTGAGAGACGACCAGCCTAAAGTAATTGTTCCTAACATTGAAGAAGAATTAGGTTTTTTACAACAAAGCCAACAATCGCTCGAAACGAGTAGCAcgttaaataaagatttcaaGCGACCCAACAAGGATCCCAATTCGGGATTTATGACTAGTTACTTGAAGTTCTTGCAAGGTGAAAGAGATCCGTCGCCTCCGCCCGCAGTTCGAGGTGGTAGAAAAGCAACGTGGAGCAGGTTGAAACCTTATGTCCCTGTAGATTCCAGCAAACCAACAGAAAATGCTACAAATGGCGAGACAGTGAAATCGCAAGTGGAaaaaccaccaccaccaccacctaAAGAATCACCAGTAATCGATTATGCCAACGATCCTCGGTATTTTCCACTGCCGAAAGAACGGAAAAAGCAGACTTTTGATTCTAGTGATGATGGTTTTACCAGTGATGATGATTTCCTGTTCCCGCCAAAGAAATCAGAAAAGAAAGTAACAAACACGAATACAGTGGATACACTAACCAGTAATAAAGTGGAAGGTAAATCAAAAAAGGGGAGACCGATTAAACCCGGAGGACCAACGGACAGAAAGAGAAGAGCTGCCGCAGCGTCCGCAGCATCATCTGTGCCGGAAACTGTATTGCATTCGTCAGTTAGTAAAACATCGAAGAAACATGAAGAAG TGGACCCGTTACTTCTACCTCCGAGACGGGAAACATCCAGAAGAAAGGCAAAAGAGAAAACTAcggtaaaacaatttctagaTCGGCAACAGGGTATAGATTACTTTGATAACGATGAAGAGCAAGGTGACTCTGATTCTGATCCTGCTTGGACACCAGCTGTGAAATTAGTTGGAGatgaagaagagaagaaaaaaaagcgtGGCAGACCTGTTATCACgaaaaaaagtagaaaagtCAGAGAGGAAAGTGATTACTGTTCTAGCGACAGTGTCGGTTCGAAAATCAAAACCAGAAAGAAACACGAGTCACACTCGAAAATTTCCAGTGCTAGTGGAAAATTATCTTGTAAAATAGACGAGAAGTTATTGGCGTCTATCAGTGATGAAGATATTGATATTTCGCCGTTCAAG TCTGGAGAATTTGTTGTGATAAAAACAGATTTGAGTGAAGAATATCCAGCACTTTGGAGAATAGATGGTAAAACATTACTACAAAAGTATGAACCGTTCAAGTCAAATGGAAAAACATTGTACAGAAACATATCCACG TATTCGGGTTGGGCGCCACAAAATCGCCACATATATCAACAAGTTCCAGTAAAATTTTGGCAGCAAGGCAAAACGGAAACTGTGGTAGAATTCTTGAGAAATGAAATGATCGTTGACGATAA CGAAGGTatcgataaatatatgaaagaaACCGAAAAATATCAAGATAATTTCGAGGTATATATACAAACGTTGATCTCGCAAGCTTTGGATTCGAATTTCcttacagaaatatttcaggAACAAG ATGATTATTTCTTGTCGAACGTTAAGACTGTCGACGAAATAACAGAAGAACGGAAACGTAGTCTACTGTCAACAACGAAATGGCGATTAAACGTTGTGAATGCAATATCAACTTGGCCATGTCTTGATGTTCTTAAAGATTTACCATCTACAGAGTACAAAGGAAAATCGTGTGCTGGTTGCCAGTATTcgaaaattcacgcaagagtTTTACTGTACGGTCAACCATATAATGCCACTACATTGGAAGGTTCACCACCTGATCCAAGGATACCTCAAGAAAAA GATTTTTTACTGTGTCGTGTATGTCAAGCGAAGGTAGCTTTGTACAATAAAGTAGCGCATCAGAAGTATTTGATGTTTTTGGAGTGTGCGAGAAGAGTTGCGGATAAAAGAGTAGCAGACCCTAATAAGGACACTACAATTATATTGAACGAATTATTAGCGGATGAAACATGGCTTAATCAG CTATTCAAGGAAGTTAGAACTATCtgggcggaaatagataaTTTGGAACAACAAGCTAAATCAAAGTCGAACACAAAGTCTACTTCATCTTCTTCGGTGAACAATTTGGAAGGAAAGGTTGAACATGTTTTAAAAACACATACAACTGAAATGACTGTTGAGACTTTTGATTCACAGGTGCCTACACAAAAAGTTGAAGACAGTTCTGAGACAGTGTCTTGCGAGGTGCAACTGAACAATATACCATCTTAG